One genomic window of Ilyobacter polytropus DSM 2926 includes the following:
- a CDS encoding Crp/Fnr family transcriptional regulator has translation MHSSEFPITLLPKSVRDKIKFKRYKKGEFIYEDGDEKVFYIKKGRGMKIRCDEDGEKVFPYIFSDDEFIGVNAYFTGGSDWEVIAYSKEVTGFEIPKSIFKEYILSTPLFTEEYLPKCVKLLFQGLRGFYIDSQGGAAAYYAYVLSCFCKESNIFHFDSYTELTKAVYVNKSTLYKITNQFIDEGIIEKYKNSIKIINREALVKYFDTYKY, from the coding sequence TTGCATAGTTCAGAATTTCCAATTACACTACTACCTAAGTCTGTAAGGGACAAAATTAAATTTAAAAGATATAAAAAAGGAGAGTTTATATATGAAGACGGAGACGAAAAAGTTTTTTATATAAAAAAAGGTAGAGGAATGAAAATTAGATGTGATGAGGACGGAGAAAAGGTGTTCCCTTATATATTTTCTGACGATGAGTTTATAGGTGTTAATGCATATTTTACAGGAGGCAGCGACTGGGAAGTTATCGCGTACAGCAAGGAAGTTACTGGATTTGAAATACCTAAATCTATATTCAAAGAATATATCTTGAGCACACCTTTATTTACGGAGGAATATTTGCCAAAATGTGTAAAACTTCTCTTTCAAGGGCTCAGAGGATTTTATATAGATTCTCAGGGGGGTGCCGCTGCCTACTATGCATATGTGTTAAGTTGCTTTTGCAAAGAGAGTAATATTTTTCACTTTGACAGTTATACAGAGCTAACTAAAGCAGTATATGTCAATAAATCCACTCTTTATAAAATTACCAATCAATTCATCGATGAAGGCATTATAGAAAAATATAAAAATAGTATAAAAATAATCAATAGAGAGGCTTTAGTAAAATATTTTGACACCTATAAGTATTAA
- the hpfH gene encoding (2S)-3-sulfopropanediol dehydratase activating enzyme, which produces MSQKGIIFNIQHFTIHDGPGIRTELFLKGCPLRCDWCGNPESLKAHIEPGVYSSKCISREKCGACEEVCSDKSMLNFKDGKLVSIDGGKSTDWIACYNECPSDAIKQWGKSMSVEECMKEILKDKGYYERSGGGVTVSGGDPILQSDFVRELFKACKDEDIHTCFESTFYGDWKEVEKVLSYTDLFISDLKHMDTNIHKKHTGVNNDKILENLKKLTNEKKELILRIPVIPNVNDDMKNIKATADFILNELGGRVRTLQLLSFMRLGEEKYQSLGMPYKMKDVNIDRESFQKHVSNFADYFNSRGIHCLVGTKEK; this is translated from the coding sequence TTGTCTCAGAAAGGAATTATTTTCAATATTCAGCATTTTACAATTCATGACGGACCAGGAATCCGTACAGAGTTGTTTTTGAAAGGCTGCCCATTGAGATGTGACTGGTGTGGTAATCCTGAAAGCTTAAAAGCTCATATAGAACCAGGTGTATATAGCAGTAAGTGTATTTCAAGAGAAAAATGTGGTGCATGTGAAGAAGTGTGCTCAGATAAGAGTATGCTAAATTTTAAAGACGGAAAATTAGTTTCTATAGATGGTGGGAAATCAACAGATTGGATTGCCTGTTATAATGAGTGTCCTTCAGATGCAATCAAACAATGGGGAAAATCCATGTCTGTAGAAGAGTGTATGAAAGAGATACTGAAGGATAAGGGCTACTACGAACGTTCTGGCGGAGGTGTTACTGTTTCAGGGGGAGATCCAATTCTTCAAAGTGACTTTGTCAGGGAACTTTTTAAAGCTTGTAAAGATGAAGATATTCATACTTGTTTTGAATCGACTTTTTATGGAGATTGGAAGGAAGTTGAAAAAGTTTTATCTTATACAGATCTTTTTATCTCAGATCTAAAACATATGGATACAAATATTCATAAAAAGCATACTGGAGTAAATAATGACAAAATTTTAGAAAATCTAAAAAAGTTAACAAATGAAAAAAAGGAACTTATTTTAAGAATTCCAGTTATTCCAAATGTAAATGATGATATGAAAAATATAAAAGCTACTGCTGATTTTATATTAAATGAACTCGGAGGTCGTGTGAGAACTCTGCAGCTTTTAAGCTTTATGCGTCTAGGTGAGGAGAAGTATCAATCATTGGGCATGCCTTATAAGATGAAGGATGTCAATATCGACAGAGAGTCATTTCAAAAGCATGTTAGTAATTTTGCAGATTATTTTAATAGCCGAGGCATTCACTGTCTGGTAGGTACGAAAGAGAAATAA
- a CDS encoding GlcG/HbpS family heme-binding protein: protein MYKETKRITLAAAKLMGEKALEKSVEIGKPFVFSVVDAGGHILYTQRMEDAFITSISIAIDKAFTAATMKRATHLLTERVKPESELFGLNHTNNGRIVPFGGGLPVTVDGEVIGGVGASGGTVEEDIQVVTAALNALGL from the coding sequence ATGTATAAAGAAACAAAGAGAATCACCTTAGCAGCAGCAAAACTAATGGGAGAGAAAGCTCTTGAAAAATCTGTGGAGATAGGGAAGCCCTTTGTATTTTCAGTGGTGGATGCAGGCGGACACATACTTTACACCCAGAGAATGGAGGATGCATTTATAACCAGTATTAGCATAGCTATTGATAAAGCATTTACAGCAGCTACAATGAAAAGAGCTACTCATCTGCTAACTGAAAGAGTGAAGCCTGAGTCAGAGTTATTTGGATTAAACCATACAAATAACGGTAGGATAGTTCCATTTGGAGGAGGATTACCTGTAACTGTAGATGGAGAGGTAATAGGTGGAGTTGGAGCCAGTGGTGGAACGGTAGAAGAAGATATCCAAGTAGTCACAGCAGCATTAAATGCACTAGGTTTGTAA
- a CDS encoding iron-containing alcohol dehydrogenase — MQDFNFKIPQNIKFGMGSLKKLPEILKENNSEHVFLISDRGLESIGVVKKVQEIIEAGGIKCTAYLDVKPNPTIDIVNEATVSYKECGATSIVALGGGSPLDVSKTVGVLTTHGGDIRDYEGTDKVPGPIVPIIAIPTTAGTGSEVTASSVITDESRNYKFSIVSYETLPKYAVLDPELIMTAPASIASSCGVDALIHAIEAYLSKNASPFTDAMAEKAMELIGKNLRKFVANRKDEEAACGMMSGSNFAGISFAWARLGNVHAMSHPVSAFCHVPHGVANSVLLPTVMEFNALVDNGRYEKIYNYIREGNEEVRDFKPEMLVEALKKLNEDLGIPKSLSEVGVKEHMIEDMAKDAMKSGNVLANPRETSLNDMIELYKKAI; from the coding sequence ATGCAAGATTTCAATTTTAAAATACCACAAAATATAAAGTTTGGAATGGGTAGTTTGAAAAAACTTCCAGAAATATTAAAAGAGAATAATTCAGAACATGTTTTTCTGATATCTGACCGTGGTCTGGAAAGTATAGGGGTTGTAAAGAAAGTCCAGGAGATTATTGAAGCTGGAGGAATCAAATGTACAGCTTACCTAGATGTAAAACCTAATCCGACAATAGATATCGTAAATGAAGCTACAGTATCTTATAAAGAGTGCGGTGCAACAAGTATTGTAGCCCTCGGAGGGGGAAGTCCGTTAGATGTATCAAAAACTGTAGGAGTTCTTACTACTCATGGCGGAGATATCAGAGATTACGAAGGAACGGATAAAGTTCCTGGTCCAATTGTACCTATTATTGCAATTCCTACAACTGCAGGTACAGGAAGTGAAGTAACAGCTTCGTCTGTAATTACAGATGAATCTAGAAACTACAAGTTTTCAATAGTTAGTTATGAAACTCTTCCTAAATATGCAGTTTTAGATCCAGAGCTTATTATGACAGCACCGGCATCAATTGCTTCCTCTTGTGGAGTTGATGCTCTGATCCATGCAATAGAAGCATATCTTTCAAAAAATGCATCACCTTTTACAGATGCAATGGCAGAAAAAGCAATGGAATTAATCGGAAAAAATTTAAGAAAATTTGTGGCAAATAGAAAAGATGAGGAAGCAGCATGTGGAATGATGTCAGGAAGTAATTTTGCGGGAATCTCATTTGCATGGGCAAGACTTGGAAATGTACATGCCATGAGCCATCCAGTAAGTGCATTTTGCCACGTTCCACACGGTGTAGCAAACTCTGTTCTTCTTCCGACAGTGATGGAATTTAATGCTCTTGTTGATAACGGTCGTTATGAAAAGATTTATAACTATATCCGTGAAGGTAATGAAGAAGTAAGAGACTTTAAACCAGAGATGCTTGTAGAAGCACTTAAAAAGCTAAACGAAGATCTTGGTATTCCAAAATCACTCTCAGAAGTAGGAGTCAAAGAACATATGATTGAGGATATGGCAAAGGATGCAATGAAAAGTGGTAATGTTCTTGCAAACCCAAGGGAGACAAGTTTGAACGACATGATTGAACTTTATAAAAAGGCAATATAA
- the hpfG gene encoding (2S)-3-sulfopropanediol dehydratase, protein MNINVTSASNTQNQENILFKVLMGTNACGTEPFDKTYSLGYQANHEDWSPYPRVNYLRQKFLDRPYDIDVERLRLVTEAYKKHELAPRKLQCAYAFENVLLNSTLYIYDQDLILGEIAAPAKASPIYPEFSVDWIIDEILNSPFEERSNDQFYIRNDEERQEILELCKYWKGKSANELITARLDEDQKKGSHMGEKVFQTNNYHFAGIGHFAMDYKKLMTLGYNGVIQEVKAAFANLSKQDPEYGEKRDYYKATVIMLEASKKYITRYAKLAEDMAAVETDKKRKQEFDSMATNCHAIAGDPPKTFWQALQLFNFATTLIQIEGNGHSISYGRMDQWLYPFYEADMKNSNISKEFILELIEVQYVKMNNPTKLKDKGTVKVRNGRGFGGESLTIGGVDTQGNDATNDLTMLMLEGSAHTRMMNPWVCVRMHENTPYELKIKTTECIRAGYGHPKIFNDGPAIKAMLSKGVTLEEARDYCVVGCVEPSLPGKEFGWQDAGYVNTAKMMEMVINGGRTLIEGKQLGPDTGSLETYKSFDDVLESIDKQFAYWCDQLCSCLNITDAVHRMVKPTPYVSAFFEGCIESGKDMTEGGAKYNGTAPQAAGIATCADSLSTIKKLMFDDKTQTGSELLQAVKDNWEGHEKLYALVNSSKIPHYGNDDDYADELFKFMFECYCRHIKGRKTPRGGEFSPGVYTVNANVGMGLYTNASLDGRKNNEPISDNMGPVHTAGGSHDISGPTAVVNSVAKVDHSLASNGTLLNLRFPEEAVAGIEGRDILVSFIEEYIYKQGMHVQFNVMSSETMRAAQKNPEKYKDMLVRVAGYSAYFVELGKPLQEDLIQRTELHF, encoded by the coding sequence ATGAATATTAACGTTACAAGTGCATCAAACACACAAAATCAAGAAAATATTTTATTCAAAGTTTTGATGGGTACAAATGCATGTGGAACAGAGCCTTTTGACAAGACTTATAGTTTGGGGTATCAGGCTAATCATGAGGATTGGTCTCCATACCCACGTGTAAATTATTTAAGACAAAAATTTTTAGATAGACCATATGACATTGATGTAGAAAGATTAAGATTGGTTACTGAAGCTTATAAGAAACATGAATTGGCACCGCGTAAACTTCAGTGTGCATATGCTTTTGAGAATGTTTTGTTAAATTCTACGTTGTACATCTATGACCAGGATCTAATTTTAGGTGAGATTGCGGCACCGGCCAAGGCATCCCCTATCTATCCAGAGTTTTCTGTGGACTGGATCATTGATGAAATATTAAACTCTCCATTTGAAGAACGTTCAAATGATCAATTTTATATTAGAAATGATGAAGAGAGACAAGAAATTTTGGAACTTTGCAAATATTGGAAAGGTAAATCTGCTAATGAATTGATAACTGCAAGACTTGATGAGGATCAAAAGAAAGGTTCTCATATGGGGGAAAAGGTATTCCAAACAAATAACTATCACTTTGCAGGAATAGGTCACTTTGCTATGGATTATAAAAAGCTAATGACCCTTGGATATAATGGAGTAATTCAAGAAGTAAAAGCCGCTTTTGCTAATTTGAGTAAACAAGACCCAGAGTATGGAGAAAAAAGAGATTACTATAAAGCAACAGTTATTATGCTAGAAGCTTCTAAGAAATATATCACTCGTTATGCAAAATTAGCTGAAGATATGGCAGCAGTGGAAACTGATAAAAAGAGAAAGCAGGAGTTCGACTCTATGGCAACTAACTGCCATGCAATAGCTGGAGATCCGCCAAAAACTTTTTGGCAAGCACTACAGCTTTTCAACTTTGCAACAACTCTTATTCAAATAGAAGGTAATGGTCACTCTATTTCATACGGACGTATGGATCAATGGTTATATCCATTTTATGAAGCAGATATGAAAAATAGTAACATCAGCAAAGAGTTTATTCTTGAGCTAATCGAAGTACAATATGTAAAGATGAACAATCCGACAAAATTAAAAGATAAGGGAACTGTAAAGGTTCGTAACGGACGTGGTTTTGGAGGAGAGAGCCTTACGATCGGTGGAGTAGATACACAGGGTAATGATGCAACTAATGATCTGACAATGTTGATGCTAGAAGGATCTGCACATACACGTATGATGAACCCATGGGTTTGTGTACGTATGCATGAAAATACTCCTTACGAATTAAAAATAAAAACGACTGAATGTATCAGAGCAGGTTATGGACATCCAAAAATCTTCAATGATGGTCCAGCAATTAAGGCCATGTTGAGTAAGGGGGTGACCCTCGAAGAGGCAAGAGATTATTGTGTCGTAGGTTGTGTAGAGCCGTCTCTTCCAGGTAAAGAGTTTGGTTGGCAGGACGCAGGTTATGTGAATACAGCTAAGATGATGGAAATGGTAATCAATGGAGGACGTACATTGATAGAAGGGAAACAACTTGGTCCAGATACTGGTAGTTTAGAGACTTACAAGAGTTTTGACGATGTTCTTGAAAGCATTGATAAGCAGTTTGCTTACTGGTGTGATCAATTATGTAGCTGTCTAAATATTACAGACGCTGTACATAGAATGGTTAAACCGACTCCATATGTTTCAGCTTTCTTTGAAGGCTGTATTGAGTCAGGTAAGGATATGACAGAGGGAGGAGCTAAATATAACGGTACTGCACCACAGGCGGCAGGTATTGCAACTTGTGCAGATTCTTTATCCACTATTAAGAAGCTGATGTTTGATGATAAGACTCAGACAGGATCAGAATTACTCCAAGCGGTTAAGGATAACTGGGAGGGACATGAGAAACTTTACGCTCTCGTAAACAGTTCTAAAATACCTCACTACGGAAATGATGATGACTATGCAGATGAATTATTTAAGTTTATGTTTGAGTGTTATTGCAGACATATAAAGGGAAGAAAAACTCCTAGAGGTGGAGAATTTAGTCCCGGAGTATATACTGTAAATGCTAACGTAGGTATGGGATTATACACTAACGCATCCCTTGACGGTCGTAAAAATAATGAGCCTATCTCTGACAATATGGGACCAGTTCACACTGCTGGTGGCTCACATGATATTTCTGGGCCAACTGCTGTTGTAAACTCTGTAGCGAAGGTTGACCATAGTCTTGCAAGTAACGGTACACTTCTAAATTTAAGATTTCCAGAGGAAGCTGTGGCAGGTATAGAGGGTAGAGACATTCTAGTAAGTTTTATAGAAGAATATATCTATAAGCAAGGAATGCATGTTCAATTTAATGTTATGAGTTCAGAAACAATGAGGGCAGCTCAAAAGAATCCAGAAAAATATAAGGATATGCTCGTACGTGTGGCAGGATATAGTGCTTACTTTGTAGAGCTTGGTAAACCGCTACAAGAAGACTTAATTCAACGTACAGAGCTACATTTCTAG
- a CDS encoding SDR family oxidoreductase, producing MNNYDFNLKDKVAVITGGGGVLTGVFAEALCTRGAKVALFDINKEAADMAAEKLMSAGGIAKGYKADVLSKESLTAAYEEVKKDFGTCDILLNGAGVHHPLATTGHEQLTKENMGDGRTFFDLDIEKVEWVYDIDFMGTFLPTQVISKDMVGKTGCSVINISSMNAISPTTTVPIYSAAKAGVNNFTAWLSSYFALVGIRVNALAPGFFVTNLNKNIMYKEDGNLSGRSERIIAGTPMSRFGNPDECAGTLLYLLDPKLSGFVTGAVIPIDGGFSNYCGV from the coding sequence ATGAATAACTATGATTTTAATTTAAAAGATAAGGTAGCCGTCATTACAGGCGGAGGAGGAGTTCTTACAGGTGTTTTTGCTGAGGCTCTATGTACACGAGGTGCAAAAGTTGCACTATTTGATATTAACAAAGAGGCCGCTGATATGGCAGCAGAAAAATTAATGTCAGCTGGAGGAATTGCTAAAGGTTATAAAGCAGATGTTCTTTCAAAAGAAAGTTTAACCGCCGCTTATGAAGAAGTAAAAAAAGACTTTGGGACCTGTGATATTCTTTTAAATGGTGCAGGGGTTCATCATCCTTTGGCTACAACTGGACACGAGCAACTTACAAAAGAAAATATGGGTGACGGAAGAACTTTCTTTGATTTAGATATAGAGAAAGTAGAGTGGGTATACGACATCGATTTTATGGGGACCTTCCTTCCAACACAAGTTATTTCTAAAGATATGGTAGGAAAAACCGGATGTTCAGTTATTAATATTTCATCTATGAATGCAATTAGTCCTACGACTACTGTTCCTATTTATTCTGCAGCAAAAGCAGGGGTAAATAATTTCACTGCTTGGCTCTCTTCTTACTTTGCTTTAGTAGGTATTCGTGTAAACGCTCTTGCTCCTGGATTCTTTGTTACAAATCTAAATAAAAATATTATGTACAAAGAAGATGGTAACTTAAGTGGTCGTTCTGAAAGGATTATTGCTGGAACACCGATGTCAAGATTTGGTAATCCAGATGAATGTGCAGGAACATTACTTTATTTATTAGATCCAAAACTTTCAGGATTTGTAACAGGAGCAGTTATACCAATTGATGGTGGTTTTAGTAATTATTGCGGTGTATAA
- a CDS encoding ABC transporter ATP-binding protein: MYRLENVKYKDIIYIESLEILPQKITCILGESGGGKTTLIKLLNKMISPTSGDIFYKEKSLRKIDSVELRREVVMLSQSPGIFPGSVRDNLLIGLKFSEKDPADDSELVEIMKKVHLYKSLDDVAENLSGGEKQRVALGRVMLMDPKILLLDEPSSALDEKTEKNIIKEVTDYVKTKNKTLIMVTHSKEIARDHADEIIEMAQGRVIDKKVGDRNG; encoded by the coding sequence ATGTACAGGCTAGAAAATGTGAAATATAAAGATATTATATATATAGAAAGCCTAGAGATTTTGCCTCAAAAGATAACCTGCATTTTAGGTGAAAGCGGTGGAGGGAAGACAACTCTTATAAAGCTATTGAACAAGATGATAAGTCCAACTTCCGGAGATATTTTTTATAAAGAAAAATCTCTCAGAAAAATTGATTCGGTTGAACTGAGGAGGGAAGTTGTGATGCTTTCCCAGTCTCCCGGCATCTTTCCAGGAAGTGTGAGAGACAATCTTTTGATAGGACTTAAGTTTTCGGAAAAAGATCCTGCAGATGACAGTGAACTAGTAGAGATAATGAAAAAAGTCCATCTTTATAAATCCTTAGACGATGTGGCGGAAAATCTATCTGGAGGTGAAAAGCAGAGGGTGGCCTTAGGAAGAGTTATGCTTATGGACCCGAAGATACTTCTTCTAGATGAACCTTCTTCGGCCCTAGATGAAAAAACAGAGAAAAATATAATAAAAGAAGTGACTGATTATGTGAAAACTAAAAATAAGACTCTTATTATGGTTACTCATTCAAAAGAGATAGCGAGAGATCATGCAGATGAGATAATAGAGATGGCCCAAGGCAGAGTCATCGATAAAAAGGTGGGAGATCGTAATGGATAA
- a CDS encoding sulfite exporter TauE/SafE family protein: MVFEFGFLLVGLMQIFAFFVQGTTGFGATVISAPVTNGILGIPVGVPYGTIICIPFLYYLAIKGRKDISWKDLASIVIGCAPGLVIGQKLFYKLSPQTAKISIGSMIILIAVMNIYKYIIKPLMLNGAEEAPVEDTLGRKIFRYSCLILGGIVHGAFNIGGPLITVYTLEAVKDKKKFRNTMTSLWCILNVWNAFNQYRNGLFVPRLGMSLLVGMPFATAGFFLGMRFLEKINKAQFLRIVYLILFFIGVNMTVRNVPGIPKNFQGAIIVIPVILVAALLTILEKRTRAAKLVKN, from the coding sequence ATGGTTTTTGAATTTGGTTTTTTACTTGTTGGTTTAATGCAAATTTTTGCATTCTTTGTTCAGGGTACAACAGGGTTTGGCGCCACTGTTATCTCTGCTCCAGTTACAAACGGAATATTAGGTATACCTGTGGGAGTACCATACGGTACGATTATCTGTATTCCATTCCTATATTACCTTGCAATCAAGGGAAGAAAAGATATCTCTTGGAAAGACTTAGCTAGCATTGTAATCGGTTGTGCACCAGGACTTGTTATTGGACAGAAATTATTTTATAAACTTAGTCCACAGACTGCAAAGATCTCTATCGGTTCTATGATTATCTTAATAGCAGTTATGAATATTTATAAGTATATTATTAAGCCTTTGATGTTAAATGGAGCAGAGGAAGCACCAGTTGAAGATACACTGGGTAGAAAAATCTTCCGTTATAGTTGTCTTATATTGGGTGGGATCGTTCACGGTGCATTTAACATCGGTGGTCCGCTAATCACTGTATATACTCTAGAGGCTGTAAAAGACAAGAAGAAGTTTAGAAATACTATGACAAGCTTATGGTGTATCCTAAATGTTTGGAACGCATTTAACCAATATAGAAACGGATTATTTGTTCCAAGACTAGGAATGTCTTTACTTGTGGGAATGCCATTTGCTACAGCCGGATTCTTCCTTGGAATGAGATTCTTAGAGAAGATCAATAAGGCACAATTCTTAAGAATCGTATACTTAATTCTATTTTTCATCGGAGTTAACATGACTGTCAGAAATGTACCAGGAATTCCTAAAAACTTCCAAGGTGCTATAATAGTAATTCCAGTCATCTTAGTAGCAGCACTTCTTACAATTCTTGAGAAAAGAACAAGAGCAGCAAAGCTAGTAAAAAATTAA
- a CDS encoding ABC transporter permease: protein MDKIIDLEIWQVGSAFVFIIILMFIVKVKGISREKEILVSSVRMTLQLMFTGYLLTYLFKSKNPFYTLLVLVIMETFAVKNIFKRVKTPLSSRLRKIIAFSMVCGTTASLAYFILVVVNLSPWYEPRYVIPIGGMIIGNSMTGISLGVTKLVDGFFSKKHLVETSLMLGATPKSASKEIVDGAFDSAILPTINSMVGMGIVFLPGMMTGQILSGTSPLTAIQYQIAIMLGIAGSVSLTVILFVQEGYKTFFNDEQQLVLEES from the coding sequence ATGGATAAAATTATAGATTTAGAGATATGGCAGGTTGGATCGGCTTTCGTCTTTATAATAATACTGATGTTTATAGTCAAGGTAAAGGGAATATCCAGAGAAAAAGAGATACTGGTTTCTTCTGTGAGGATGACTCTTCAGCTAATGTTCACAGGTTATCTTCTTACCTATCTTTTCAAGAGCAAAAATCCATTTTATACACTTTTGGTTCTCGTGATAATGGAGACCTTTGCAGTGAAAAATATTTTTAAAAGGGTGAAGACCCCACTGTCTTCAAGGTTGAGGAAAATAATAGCTTTTTCAATGGTCTGCGGGACTACAGCCAGCCTGGCATATTTTATACTGGTGGTTGTAAATCTCTCTCCGTGGTACGAACCAAGGTATGTTATTCCAATAGGAGGAATGATCATCGGAAATTCAATGACGGGAATCTCTCTGGGAGTGACGAAGCTTGTGGATGGATTTTTTTCAAAAAAACATCTTGTGGAAACCTCCCTTATGCTTGGAGCTACTCCGAAATCAGCTTCTAAGGAGATAGTAGACGGAGCCTTTGATTCTGCCATACTTCCTACGATAAACTCCATGGTTGGCATGGGGATAGTCTTTCTCCCTGGAATGATGACTGGGCAGATACTTTCTGGTACCTCGCCACTGACAGCTATTCAATATCAGATAGCTATAATGCTAGGGATAGCAGGAAGTGTCTCTCTTACTGTTATTTTATTTGTTCAGGAAGGTTACAAGACTTTTTTTAATGATGAACAACAGCTGGTTTTAGAAGAGAGTTAA
- a CDS encoding LysR family transcriptional regulator, translating into MAIDVELKTIKIMLAIEQEGSFSKAAEVLYISQPALTQYIKRIESVLSFPLYNRENGKCVPTKAAKILLKEGQLLLEQYDSMLKKMNNTVDSKVVNIQLGWPTGYTVQYLNSIMSSISNLESINVKVTENLVETLIQLLLQKKLNVLIIPALYFHPDLVYTTIRREEFYLAVPKNHVANTIINKDRPTDYANLSDLKDMPFISLSANAYKKFIDPLFHEAGYNPNIIFNCTNWYSSHSLVEDGLGLSIVPYWFAEKGHEKINYYHIQSKQRAYRILACVFHRDQLVSPELKGFIDHIKNIYGDQYAHLPFDYSNLNQNI; encoded by the coding sequence ATGGCGATAGATGTTGAACTAAAAACAATAAAAATTATGCTTGCTATTGAACAAGAAGGAAGTTTTTCAAAGGCTGCTGAAGTTTTATATATTAGTCAGCCTGCATTAACTCAGTACATTAAACGAATAGAGTCTGTGCTTTCTTTTCCTTTATACAATAGAGAAAATGGAAAATGTGTTCCAACGAAAGCCGCTAAAATATTATTAAAAGAAGGTCAGTTACTTCTAGAACAGTATGACTCTATGCTAAAAAAAATGAACAATACCGTTGATTCAAAAGTTGTAAATATTCAATTAGGCTGGCCAACGGGTTATACTGTACAATATCTTAATAGTATTATGTCGAGTATATCCAATCTAGAGTCAATAAATGTTAAAGTTACTGAAAATTTAGTAGAAACTTTAATTCAATTACTCCTACAAAAGAAATTAAATGTTTTAATCATACCTGCTTTATATTTTCATCCTGACTTGGTTTATACAACTATCCGTCGGGAAGAATTCTATCTCGCTGTCCCTAAAAATCATGTAGCGAATACAATAATCAACAAAGATCGTCCAACTGATTATGCAAATTTATCCGATCTAAAAGATATGCCCTTTATCTCATTATCTGCAAACGCTTATAAAAAATTCATCGATCCTCTTTTTCATGAGGCTGGTTATAATCCAAATATCATATTTAATTGTACTAACTGGTATAGTAGCCATTCTTTGGTAGAAGATGGTCTGGGACTTTCCATTGTTCCATATTGGTTTGCTGAAAAAGGACATGAAAAAATAAATTATTATCATATTCAAAGTAAGCAGCGAGCCTATCGAATTCTTGCCTGTGTTTTTCACCGAGATCAACTTGTTTCTCCTGAATTAAAAGGTTTTATTGACCATATCAAAAATATATACGGTGATCAGTATGCACACTTACCATTTGACTACTCTAACCTTAATCAAAATATATAA